TAACAAAGCGgttctaattttttttcctttcgttacAACAGGCCGCTTGCGCCGCTATGGAAACCGTCGATTACTCACGACGGTGCCGAACACCCAGCCTCAGGAAACTCCGGCACTGCCGAAAATACAACAGGAAGAGGTCCCGGTGTATAAAGGCAAAAGCTATGAGGATATTAGCGCCCTAAGGAAACAGTATCTGACACCGAATGTGACCTCTTACTACAAGAAGCCGCTACTGATTCACAAGGGTAGCATGCAATGGCTGTACGATCATGAGGGAAAACGCTATCTGGACATGTTTGGTGGGATCGTGACCGTTTCCGTGGGCCACTGCCATCCGTAAGTGCAGCTTTGCAGACTAGAACCGGTGGACCGGAAAACTTTaccgttgtttgattttttttttttgataaatagaAAGGTGAATGCAGCTTTGAAGGAACAGGTGGACACCCTTTGGCATACGACCAACATCTATATGCACCCGAAGGTGCACGAGTATGCCGAAAAGTTGGTGGCCAAAATGCCCGGCGATCTCAAGAACGTGTACTTCGTCAACTCTGGCTCGGAAGCCAACGAtctagcgatgatgatggccagacTCTACACAGGTCATAATGACATTATCAGCTTCCGCAATGCCTACCATGGGGCATCTCCTTACACGATGGGACTAACGGCTCATTCCACGTGGCGGTATTCTTTGCCGGGTGTTGCGAATGGAATTCATCACGTGATGAACCCGGATCCCTATACCGGACTGTGGGGTGGTAAAAATTGTCGCGATTCGCCGGTTCAAACCACGCGCCATTGTGATTGTTCCGCAAAGTCCGGCCAGGATTGCTGCGCTTCCACAATGTACTACGAACAATTGGAGCAAACGTTCAAATACTCGTTACCACGTGGCAAGGTGGCGGCAATGTTTGCGGAGTCGATCCAAGGTGTCGGTGGTACCGTGCAGTACCCGAAGGGCTATCTGAAACGGGCCGCCGATCTGGTGCGCGCCAATGGTGGACTGTTCGTTTCGGATGAGGTACAATCTGGATTCGGTAGAACAGGGGACCACTATTGGGGATTTGAGGGGCATGGCGTTATGCCCGACATTGTCACGATGGCGAAAGGCATCGGCAATGGTTTCCCCATCGGAGCCGTCATAACGTCTCGCAAAGTGTCCGAAGTGCTTTCGCAAGCGCTCCACTTTAACACCTTCGGTGGCAATCCTCTGGCAAGTGCTGTTGGAATGGCAGTGCTCGATGTAAGTCGGGAAGGTTAAGGAGCGTGCCACTAccagttttgttttatttgatattcACTCTCCATATGCCCGTAGGTTATTGACGAAGAAGAGCTTCAGAAGAACTCGCTCGAAGTTGGAACGTACATGCTGCAGGGACTGGAGCGTCTGCGGGACAAGCATGACGTTATAGGCGACGTTCGCGGAAAGGTAGGCTGGCACTGCTACTTTACTCGTAATTCAACATCCTGGTAGGCTTCTTTGCCAGCGTCTACTTGGCTAGTGCTCCCGTACATGGGATTGTCGAATGAACAGGCCTCTGCAACCGACAGCATGTCCGTCTCGATCGATGGTCGGTGTTCAGGAACCGGGTCCACTGCTTCGCGTTGAAAGTTAACGTTAACCGAAATGCCATCAGCTTCACCGTGCGGATCAAAGCGCGCAAACACGAAGGGTGTTGTAAAGAAGCCTTGCGTACGGATAACGGCTCGTAGTCGGGGAATAACCGTCTCATCGTAGTAGTAGACATAGAACATGCCGAAGAACACCGTTGTCACCAGTAGGGTCAAGAAGACGAACCCAAACACCTGCCCTCCATCCAATGGAACGTGCGGTTGGCCGGCATGGAGTATCTGGTAACCTGCGTGGGTGGGTCAGAGCGGAAGAAATGCAAGTCCCCGGCCTTACCGTTTGCTTTAGCATAACTTACCAGTAGTGAactgtttttcaaaaaatggCCGCAAACTGTCCATCAAATGAAGGCTTTTCTCTCCATATTCACCACGATCGACGAATACCACCTGCACCacgttaccaccaccggagcgaTCTATTCCGACGTGATAGTCGATGGTAGAATCATCCAGCTCGCCGGAAGTCAGCTTGCGCCGCAGCTTATCGATAAATGCTTGCAGCTCAAACGTTCCCCGAAACTTTGCAATGTCCATGCGGAATATGCTGCCACACATTGGACAACAGTGGCCGACGGGTTGTACCGGCGAGAGGCAGTGTGGCATCGGGCAGGGCAGTTCGTTCGAGCAAATGGCATCACGCTGATGTTCCTCCTGGCAAGGACATTTCTCCGCATTCGAACACTTACCCTCACGCACTATAGTATCGTCCGCGTTGTAGAACAAATACTGACCCAGCTCAGAGTTGAGAAAGCTTTGAAAGCTACCAATTCCTTCGATGCCATCATCCGCCCCAATTTTAATGTTGCCCACCTCGATCGACTCATGATACTGCACATCGATCGGTTGTGGTGTACCGGTGAGGCTTGCAGGAGGATCCATTGGAAAGAGGGCAGTCTCGTATTGACACGGAATTCGTTCCATGTGGGGCACTGCTTCATTTATTAGAGCTGATCCATCCAACTTGCCACTTTCATCGTACGTGGCCCAGTTCCTACCCAGATAGTAGGGCGTGCGTTGCGGTGTCTTAAACATCGAGCGGAAATTAGTTTTACCCGCCTGCTGAGATACTAAACTCAAGATAAACGAATCCTCCGGAAGGAAAAGTACGCCATTCTGGGGAAGCACCAGCTGCGATACAGACAGTAGGCTGGGAGGAAGCGCTATCAGCCCATTCAGCTTTGTGGGGAAAACGATCGCATCACCGGATGAGGGAAAGTGACCCGTTTCCCAGTTGGCACCTTGCGTTATGTCCACCATCGGTAGCCAAACCTTTGTACCGCCCATTGGTCGAAGGATAGCAAGCACTACTAACACAATTCCTCCTATTGCCATGGCGACAGCTGCTGCGAGACTGATCGTGTAAAATGGTCGCGTGAGGGGCGTCAATTTGCTCATCGATCGTGTTTGTTTCGTCTGCTTCTCCCCTCCTAGGGTCTCATGATCGGCGTTGAGCTGGTGGCTGATAAGGATACACGGCAACACTTGAGCGCTCCGCACTTTGTCGATATCTGGGAAATGTGCAAAGACATGGGTGTACTGTTCGGTCGCGGCGGTTTGAATGCCAACGTAAGTAATGTCCTCGGAATGGAGAAAGAACAAGAGTAATCCCCAACGTATTCCGGTGTCtggtctctatctctctctctcttccttctccgacGAAAACGATTCACTAAAAATCCTTTAACACttcgtttctctttcgttGCCCTTTTATATCGTTTTCCCCTTCCGACAGGTTCTTAGAATTAAACCTCCGATGTGCCTAACGAACGCAGACGTCGATTTTGCCTTGCATGTACTTGACCAAGCACTAGAAAAGCATCCCTCTAACAAAGGGATGTAATTAGGTTTGCTATCTTCG
This sequence is a window from Anopheles darlingi chromosome 3, idAnoDarlMG_H_01, whole genome shotgun sequence. Protein-coding genes within it:
- the LOC125956210 gene encoding alanine--glyoxylate aminotransferase 2, mitochondrial isoform X2, translated to MIVINRCAGLSGRLRRYGNRRLLTTVPNTQPQETPALPKIQQEEVPVYKGKSYEDISALRKQYLTPNVTSYYKKPLLIHKGSMQWLYDHEGKRYLDMFGGIVTVSVGHCHPKVNAALKEQVDTLWHTTNIYMHPKVHEYAEKLVAKMPGDLKNVYFVNSGSEANDLAMMMARLYTGHNDIISFRNAYHGASPYTMGLTAHSTWRYSLPGVANGIHHVMNPDPYTGLWGGKNCRDSPVQTTRHCDCSAKSGQDCCASTMYYEQLEQTFKYSLPRGKVAAMFAESIQGVGGTVQYPKGYLKRAADLVRANGGLFVSDEVQSGFGRTGDHYWGFEGHGVMPDIVTMAKGIGNGFPIGAVITSRKVSEVLSQALHFNTFGGNPLASAVGMAVLDVIDEEELQKNSLEVGTYMLQGLERLRDKHDVIGDVRGKGLMIGVELVADKDTRQHLSAPHFVDIWEMCKDMGVLFGRGGLNANVLRIKPPMCINRTDADYALAVIDYCCDQHLKKRKRGSTWRRHTTLPL
- the LOC125956210 gene encoding alanine--glyoxylate aminotransferase 2, mitochondrial isoform X3; this translates as MHVHTIMWKKKPLYANGRLRRYGNRRLLTTVPNTQPQETPALPKIQQEEVPVYKGKSYEDISALRKQYLTPNVTSYYKKPLLIHKGSMQWLYDHEGKRYLDMFGGIVTVSVGHCHPKVNAALKEQVDTLWHTTNIYMHPKVHEYAEKLVAKMPGDLKNVYFVNSGSEANDLAMMMARLYTGHNDIISFRNAYHGASPYTMGLTAHSTWRYSLPGVANGIHHVMNPDPYTGLWGGKNCRDSPVQTTRHCDCSAKSGQDCCASTMYYEQLEQTFKYSLPRGKVAAMFAESIQGVGGTVQYPKGYLKRAADLVRANGGLFVSDEVQSGFGRTGDHYWGFEGHGVMPDIVTMAKGIGNGFPIGAVITSRKVSEVLSQALHFNTFGGNPLASAVGMAVLDVIDEEELQKNSLEVGTYMLQGLERLRDKHDVIGDVRGKGLMIGVELVADKDTRQHLSAPHFVDIWEMCKDMGVLFGRGGLNANVLRIKPPMCLTNADVDFALHVLDQALEKHPSNKGM
- the LOC125956210 gene encoding alanine--glyoxylate aminotransferase 2, mitochondrial isoform X1, whose translation is MHVHTIMWKKKPLYANGRLRRYGNRRLLTTVPNTQPQETPALPKIQQEEVPVYKGKSYEDISALRKQYLTPNVTSYYKKPLLIHKGSMQWLYDHEGKRYLDMFGGIVTVSVGHCHPKVNAALKEQVDTLWHTTNIYMHPKVHEYAEKLVAKMPGDLKNVYFVNSGSEANDLAMMMARLYTGHNDIISFRNAYHGASPYTMGLTAHSTWRYSLPGVANGIHHVMNPDPYTGLWGGKNCRDSPVQTTRHCDCSAKSGQDCCASTMYYEQLEQTFKYSLPRGKVAAMFAESIQGVGGTVQYPKGYLKRAADLVRANGGLFVSDEVQSGFGRTGDHYWGFEGHGVMPDIVTMAKGIGNGFPIGAVITSRKVSEVLSQALHFNTFGGNPLASAVGMAVLDVIDEEELQKNSLEVGTYMLQGLERLRDKHDVIGDVRGKGLMIGVELVADKDTRQHLSAPHFVDIWEMCKDMGVLFGRGGLNANVLRIKPPMCINRTDADYALAVIDYCCDQHLKKRKRGSTWRRHTTLPL